A portion of the Melanotaenia boesemani isolate fMelBoe1 chromosome 2, fMelBoe1.pri, whole genome shotgun sequence genome contains these proteins:
- the LOC121654706 gene encoding ATP-dependent DNA helicase PIF1-like isoform X2 — MITLTEIMRQKDDVAFAEMLNRIRVKEKDEELSESDRELLTQAITKPELCSTDVLHIFPTNKLVEDHNSATLSRLFSDIITIDADDFQKDSRSERMTRQDKPSKGGRNDLPDTLKLAEGARVMLTRNIDIQKGLVNGAFGTLMKVITSETDQRITKLGLRMDSQTAGRRSGPAGSDDLVYVERAEDTVKQKGVGDFSQRTLSVGLG; from the exons atgATCACCCTGACTGAGATCATGCGTCAGAAAGATGATGTTGCCTTTGCAGAAATGCTGAACAGAATTCGAGTGAAGGAGAAAGATGAGGAACTGTCTGAGTCTGACAGAGAATTGCTGACACAAGCCATCACTAAACCAGAACTTTGTTCCACCGATGTTCTGCACATTTTCCCCACAAATAAGTTGGTTGAAGATCACAACTCAGCAACGCTGTCTCGGTTATTTTCTGACATCATCACTATTGATGCAGACGACTTCCAGAAAGATTCTCGATCAGAAAGAATGACACGGCAAGACAAACCCAGCAAAGGAGGACGCAATGATTTACCTGACACCCTGAAACTTGCGGAAGGAGCTCGTGTCATGCTCACCAGAAACATCGACATACAGAAAGGATTGGTGAATGGTGCCTTTGGTACTCTGATGAAGGTGATTACTTCTGAGACGGATCAACGCATCACAAAGCTTGGGCTGAGAATGGACAGTCAAACAGCTGGAAGACGTAGTGGACCTGCAGGATCTGACGATCTGGTTTACGTGGAGAGAGCAGAGGATACTGTGAAACAGAAAGGAGTG GGTGACTTCTCTCAGCGGACTCTATCTGTTGGACTTGGATGA
- the LOC121654706 gene encoding ATP-dependent DNA helicase PIF1-like isoform X1, producing MITLTEIMRQKDDVAFAEMLNRIRVKEKDEELSESDRELLTQAITKPELCSTDVLHIFPTNKLVEDHNSATLSRLFSDIITIDADDFQKDSRSERMTRQDKPSKGGRNDLPDTLKLAEGARVMLTRNIDIQKGLVNGAFGTLMKVITSETDQRITKLGLRMDSQTAGRRSGPAGSDDLVYVERAEDTVKQKGVQGDFSQRTLSVGLG from the exons atgATCACCCTGACTGAGATCATGCGTCAGAAAGATGATGTTGCCTTTGCAGAAATGCTGAACAGAATTCGAGTGAAGGAGAAAGATGAGGAACTGTCTGAGTCTGACAGAGAATTGCTGACACAAGCCATCACTAAACCAGAACTTTGTTCCACCGATGTTCTGCACATTTTCCCCACAAATAAGTTGGTTGAAGATCACAACTCAGCAACGCTGTCTCGGTTATTTTCTGACATCATCACTATTGATGCAGACGACTTCCAGAAAGATTCTCGATCAGAAAGAATGACACGGCAAGACAAACCCAGCAAAGGAGGACGCAATGATTTACCTGACACCCTGAAACTTGCGGAAGGAGCTCGTGTCATGCTCACCAGAAACATCGACATACAGAAAGGATTGGTGAATGGTGCCTTTGGTACTCTGATGAAGGTGATTACTTCTGAGACGGATCAACGCATCACAAAGCTTGGGCTGAGAATGGACAGTCAAACAGCTGGAAGACGTAGTGGACCTGCAGGATCTGACGATCTGGTTTACGTGGAGAGAGCAGAGGATACTGTGAAACAGAAAGGAGTG CAGGGTGACTTCTCTCAGCGGACTCTATCTGTTGGACTTGGATGA